One stretch of Kogia breviceps isolate mKogBre1 chromosome 18, mKogBre1 haplotype 1, whole genome shotgun sequence DNA includes these proteins:
- the ISOC2 gene encoding isochorismatase domain-containing protein 2, protein MAAARPGLGRIVPGTSILFLCDMQEKFRHASFFPQIVSVAARMLKVAQLLDVPVVLTEQYPRGLGPTVPELGAGGLQPRSKTCFSMVPVVQQELDARPQLRSVLLCGLETQACILHTALDLLDQGLQVHVVVDACTSRSQVDRLVALSRMRQSGAFLSTSEGLILQLVGDAAHPQFKEIQKIIKEPAPDSGLLGLFHGQNPLFR, encoded by the exons ATGGCAGCCGCGCGGCCCGGCCTGGGACGCATCGTCCCCGGAACATCCATCCTCTTCCTGTGCGACATGCAGGAGAAGTTCCGCCACGCCTCGTTCTTCCCCCAGATCGTGTCTGTGGCTGCCCGCATGCTCAAG GTGGCCCAGCTCCTGGATGTGCCAGTTGTGCTGACTGAGCAGTACCCACGAGGCCTGGGCCCCACAGTGCCCGAGCTGGGGGCCGGGGGTCTGCAGCCACGGTCCAAGACCTGCTTCAGCATGGTGCCCGTGGTGCAGCAGGAGCTGGACGCGCGGCCCCAGCTGCGCTCTGTGCTCCTCTGTGGCTTGGAGACACAAGCCTGCATCTTG CACACAGCCCTGGACCTCCTGGACCAAGGGCTGCAGGTCCACGTGGTGGTGGATGCCTGCACCTCCCGCAG CCAGGTGGACCGGCTGGTGGCGCTGTCCCGGATGCGCCAGAGCGGCGCCTTCCTCTCCACCAGCGAAGGGCTCATCCTGCAGCTCGTCGGCGATGCCGCCCACCCCCAGTTCAAGGAG ATCCAGAAGATCATCAAGGAGCCCGCCCCAGACAGCGGGCTGCTGGGCCTCTTCCATGGCCAAAACCCCCTCTTCCGCTGA
- the SHISA7 gene encoding protein shisa-7 isoform X1 — protein MPALLLLGTLLLLASTTGQAGARPSNATSTEPPGPLPALLAHLRRLTGALTGGGGAAGPGANGTRTSTPSSAGAAARAPPPAELCHGYYDVMGQYDATFNCSTGSYRFCCGTCHYRFCCEHRHMRLAQASCSNYDTPRWATTPPPLAGGAGGAGGAGGGPGPGQAGWLEGGRAGGAGGRGGEGPGGSTAYVVCGVISFALAVGVGAKVAFSKASRAPRAHREINVPRALVDILRHQAGPGTRPDRARSSSLTPGVGGPDSMPPRTPKNLYNTVKPSNLDNLHHNYLHLNVNSPKHHAATLDWRAIPPPSPSLHYSTLSCSRSFHNLSHLPPSYEAAVKSELNRYSSLKRLAEKDLDEAYLKRRPLTEMPRGTLPLHALRRPGTGGGYRMDGWGGPEELGLAPAPNPRRVMSQEHLLGDGGRARYEFTLPRARLVSQEHLLLSSPEALRQSREHLLSPPRSPVLPPEPAARASLAASHSNLLLGPGGPPTPLHGLPPPPGLHAHHHHHGLHGSPQPAWMSDTGGGGGTLARRPPFQRQGTLEQLQFIPGHHLPQHLRTASKNEVTV, from the exons ATGCCGGCCCTCCTGCTCCTCGGGACCCTCCTGCTCCTGGCCTCGACTACCGGCCAGGCTGGGGCGCGCCCGTCCAACGCCACAAGCACCGAACCCCCGGGCCCGCTGCCCGCCCTGCTGGCGCACCTGAGGCGCCTGACCGGGGCGCTGACCGGCGGCGGGGGCGCGGCGGGCCCGGGGGCCAACGGCACCAGGACCAGCACCCCGAGCTCGGCTGGCGCGGCGGCACGGGCGCCCCCTCCTGCCGAGCTCTGCCACGGCTACTACGATGTCATGGGCCAGTACGACGCCACCTTCAACTGCAGCACTGGCTCCTACCGCTTCTGCTGCGGCACCTGCCACTACCGCTTCTGCTGCGAGCACCGCCACATGCGCTTGGCGCAGGCCTCCTGCTCCAACTACGACACGCCGCGCTGGGCCACCACGCCGCCGCCACTGGCCGGGGGCGCCGGGGGCGCCGGGGGTGCGGGCGGGGGACCCGGGCCTGGCCAGGCCGGGTGGCTGGAAGGGGGCCGGGCGGGTGGcgccggggggcgtgggggcgagGGCCCAGGGGGCAGCACGGCCTACGTGGTATGCGGGGTCATCAGCTTCGCCCTGGCCGTGGGCGTCGGCGCCAAAGTGGCCTTCAGCAAGGCGTCCCGTGCGCCCAGGGCGCACCGGGAGATCAACGTACCCAG GGCTCTGGTGGACATCCTGAGGCATCAGGCGGGGCCTGGGACCcgcccggaccgggcacgaagcAGCTCCCTAACCCCGGGGGTCGGGGGTCCCGACAGCATGCCCCCGAGGACGCCCAAGAACCTCTACAACACCGTGAAGCCCTCCAATCTCG ATAATCTGCACCACAACTACCTGCACCTCAACGTCAACAGCCCCAAACACCACGCTGCCACTCTGG ACTGGCGGGCCATTCCGCCGCCCAGCCCCTCCTTGCACTACTCCACGCTGTCCTGCTCTCGCTCCTTCCACAACCTCTCGCATCTGCCCCCGTCCTACGAGGCCGCTGTGAAATCTGAACTCAACCGCTACTCCTCCCTCAAGAGGCTGG CCGAGAAGGATCTGGACGAGGCCTACCTGAAGCGCCGGCCCCTGACGGAGATGCCCCGCGGGACGCTGCCCCTGCATGCGCTGCGGCGACCTGGCACAGGGGGCGGCTATCGCATGGATGGCTGGGGTGGCCCTGAGGAGCTGGGCCTGGCGCCCGCACCCAACCCACGGCGCGTCATGTCCCAGGAGCACCTGCTGGGCGACGGGGGCCGGGCACGCTATGAGTTCACACTGCCACGCGCGCGCCTCGTGTCACAGGAGCACTTGCTCCTGTCGTCCCCCGAGGCCCTGCGCCAGAGCCGCGAGCACTTGCTGTCACCCCCGCGCAGCCCCGTGCTGCCCCCTGAGCCCGCCGCCCGCGCCAGCCTGGCCGCCTCCCACTCCAACCTGCTGCTGGGGCCCGGGGGGCCCCCCACACCGCTGCACGGGCTGCCCCCGCCGCCCGGCCTGCACgcgcaccaccaccaccatggcCTGCACGGCTCGCCGCAGCCCGCCTGGATGTCAGACACCGGCGGAGGTGGGGGCACGCTGGCCCGCAGGCCGCCCTTCCAGCGCCAGGGCACGCTGGAGCAGCTGCAGTTCATCCCCGGCCATCACCTGCCCCAACACCTCCGCACTGCCAGCAAGAATGAGGTGACTGTCTGA
- the SHISA7 gene encoding protein shisa-7 isoform X2: MPALLLLGTLLLLASTTGQAGARPSNATSTEPPGPLPALLAHLRRLTGALTGGGGAAGPGANGTRTSTPSSAGAAARAPPPAELCHGYYDVMGQYDATFNCSTGSYRFCCGTCHYRFCCEHRHMRLAQASCSNYDTPRWATTPPPLAGGAGGAGGAGGGPGPGQAGWLEGGRAGGAGGRGGEGPGGSTAYVVCGVISFALAVGVGAKVAFSKASRAPRAHREINVPRALVDILRHQAGPGTRPDRARSSSLTPGVGGPDSMPPRTPKNLYNTVKPSNLDWRAIPPPSPSLHYSTLSCSRSFHNLSHLPPSYEAAVKSELNRYSSLKRLAEKDLDEAYLKRRPLTEMPRGTLPLHALRRPGTGGGYRMDGWGGPEELGLAPAPNPRRVMSQEHLLGDGGRARYEFTLPRARLVSQEHLLLSSPEALRQSREHLLSPPRSPVLPPEPAARASLAASHSNLLLGPGGPPTPLHGLPPPPGLHAHHHHHGLHGSPQPAWMSDTGGGGGTLARRPPFQRQGTLEQLQFIPGHHLPQHLRTASKNEVTV; encoded by the exons ATGCCGGCCCTCCTGCTCCTCGGGACCCTCCTGCTCCTGGCCTCGACTACCGGCCAGGCTGGGGCGCGCCCGTCCAACGCCACAAGCACCGAACCCCCGGGCCCGCTGCCCGCCCTGCTGGCGCACCTGAGGCGCCTGACCGGGGCGCTGACCGGCGGCGGGGGCGCGGCGGGCCCGGGGGCCAACGGCACCAGGACCAGCACCCCGAGCTCGGCTGGCGCGGCGGCACGGGCGCCCCCTCCTGCCGAGCTCTGCCACGGCTACTACGATGTCATGGGCCAGTACGACGCCACCTTCAACTGCAGCACTGGCTCCTACCGCTTCTGCTGCGGCACCTGCCACTACCGCTTCTGCTGCGAGCACCGCCACATGCGCTTGGCGCAGGCCTCCTGCTCCAACTACGACACGCCGCGCTGGGCCACCACGCCGCCGCCACTGGCCGGGGGCGCCGGGGGCGCCGGGGGTGCGGGCGGGGGACCCGGGCCTGGCCAGGCCGGGTGGCTGGAAGGGGGCCGGGCGGGTGGcgccggggggcgtgggggcgagGGCCCAGGGGGCAGCACGGCCTACGTGGTATGCGGGGTCATCAGCTTCGCCCTGGCCGTGGGCGTCGGCGCCAAAGTGGCCTTCAGCAAGGCGTCCCGTGCGCCCAGGGCGCACCGGGAGATCAACGTACCCAG GGCTCTGGTGGACATCCTGAGGCATCAGGCGGGGCCTGGGACCcgcccggaccgggcacgaagcAGCTCCCTAACCCCGGGGGTCGGGGGTCCCGACAGCATGCCCCCGAGGACGCCCAAGAACCTCTACAACACCGTGAAGCCCTCCAATCTCG ACTGGCGGGCCATTCCGCCGCCCAGCCCCTCCTTGCACTACTCCACGCTGTCCTGCTCTCGCTCCTTCCACAACCTCTCGCATCTGCCCCCGTCCTACGAGGCCGCTGTGAAATCTGAACTCAACCGCTACTCCTCCCTCAAGAGGCTGG CCGAGAAGGATCTGGACGAGGCCTACCTGAAGCGCCGGCCCCTGACGGAGATGCCCCGCGGGACGCTGCCCCTGCATGCGCTGCGGCGACCTGGCACAGGGGGCGGCTATCGCATGGATGGCTGGGGTGGCCCTGAGGAGCTGGGCCTGGCGCCCGCACCCAACCCACGGCGCGTCATGTCCCAGGAGCACCTGCTGGGCGACGGGGGCCGGGCACGCTATGAGTTCACACTGCCACGCGCGCGCCTCGTGTCACAGGAGCACTTGCTCCTGTCGTCCCCCGAGGCCCTGCGCCAGAGCCGCGAGCACTTGCTGTCACCCCCGCGCAGCCCCGTGCTGCCCCCTGAGCCCGCCGCCCGCGCCAGCCTGGCCGCCTCCCACTCCAACCTGCTGCTGGGGCCCGGGGGGCCCCCCACACCGCTGCACGGGCTGCCCCCGCCGCCCGGCCTGCACgcgcaccaccaccaccatggcCTGCACGGCTCGCCGCAGCCCGCCTGGATGTCAGACACCGGCGGAGGTGGGGGCACGCTGGCCCGCAGGCCGCCCTTCCAGCGCCAGGGCACGCTGGAGCAGCTGCAGTTCATCCCCGGCCATCACCTGCCCCAACACCTCCGCACTGCCAGCAAGAATGAGGTGACTGTCTGA